A genomic window from Camelina sativa cultivar DH55 chromosome 2, Cs, whole genome shotgun sequence includes:
- the LOC104740310 gene encoding putative F-box protein At5g62660: MVMSQRKNRTPKSKLIMRRGRSRRRRGVQLFAPEIPFDLVIEIMARLPGKSLMRFKCVSNLWYSLIRSRYFSNLYYTLASPRRPPPRLYITVVDRLKCDSLGFCNKPHESVMLSLKPSANNKSFDLDLTMPGMGGRGRNLATLRGLIIYNVCSKGCIYNPTTRQTLKLPAVKSTMYSQQQRIDSVNRVVYSLGHDPVLDQYKVFCTVVTAAKIFKRITSEHWVLVLEAGGGSWTRVQFDLPHFPNGLGVCIDGVIYYLAFISRSREILLSFDVRCEKLNMIQVPHVLTKYGEFAGLIQYGRKPAIFNVTNLARKGYADLWLLEDAGNWSTKSLVLPPCQTHLVDNDIPLTVRGTTQNGEVILVPNGLDSLSYILFYDLQKNDLRKIKLKGIPKEFINSYVYMNLMDEGENIMHLEI, from the coding sequence ATGGTTATGTCTCAGCGGAAGAATAGAACTCCAAAGTCGAAGTTAATaatgagaagaggaagaagtagaagacGAAGAGGAGTCCAGTTGTTTGCGCCTGAGATCCCCTTTGATCTAGTGATCGAGATTATGGCTAGATTACCTGGTAAATCGCTGATGAGGTTCAAGTGCGTTTCAAACCTCTGGTATTCTCTGATCCGTTCTCGATATTTTAGTAACCTTTATTATACGCTCGCGTCTCCACGACGACCCCCTCCTCGTCTGTACATCACTGTGGTGGACAGGCTCAAGTGTGATTCATTGGGGTTCTGCAACAAACCCCACGAGTCTGTAATGCTATCATTGAAACCATCTGCTAATAATAAGTCTTTCGACCTAGATTTGACAATGCCAGGGATGGGAGGACGCGGACGCAACTTGGCAACTCTTCGCGGCTTGATTATATACAATGTTTGTTCTAAAGGGTGCATCTATAATCCCACCACCAGACAAACCCTAAAGTTACCCGCCGTAAAATCCACCATGTATTCCCAACAACAACGTATTGATAGTGTTAATAGAGTCGTCTACTCTTTGGGACACGACCCTGTTCTTGACCAATACAAAGTATTCTGCACTGTTGTGACAGCCGCCAAAATTTTTAAGCGTATAACCTCGGAGCATTGGGTCTTGGTACTAGAAGCTGGAGGTGGTTCCTGGACAAGAGTTCAGTTTGACTTACCTCATTTTCCTAACGGACTAGGAGTCTGCATCGATggagttatatattatttggcTTTCATTAGCAGGTCTCGTGAAATCCTGCTCAGTTTTGACGTTAGGTGTGAAAAGTTAAACATGATCCAAGTACCTCATGTTTTGACTAAATATGGCGAATTTGCGGGTTTGATACAGTATGGTCGGAAACCAGCTATTTTTAATGTTACCAATCTTGCACGAAAGGGTTATGCAGACTTATGGCTCTTGGAAGATGCTGGAAACTGGTCGACCAAGTCACTGGTTTTACCGCCTTGTCAGACACATCTGGTCGATAACGACATTCCTTTGACGGTAAGAGGCACAACTCAAAATGGGGAAGTTATCTTGGTGCCGAATGGGTTGGATTCCCTTTCATACATTCTCTTTTATGATCTACAAAAGAACGATTTGAGGAAAATTAAACTGAAAGGAATACCGAAGGAGTTTATTAACTCGTACGTTTATATGAATCTGATGGATGAGGGTGAAAACATAATGCACTTGGAAATTTGA